In Pseudomonas hamedanensis, a single window of DNA contains:
- a CDS encoding YheV family putative zinc ribbon protein — MSEGPVITKKRFIAGAVCPACSEPDKLMMWNEDGVPHRECVACGYSDTLNEQGLSVPKELGTRVNTSALKPAPDKKVQAVQFFPNPKLKKKPDEPQ, encoded by the coding sequence ATGAGCGAGGGGCCTGTAATCACCAAGAAACGCTTTATCGCCGGGGCGGTCTGCCCGGCGTGCAGCGAGCCGGACAAGTTGATGATGTGGAACGAGGACGGCGTGCCGCACCGCGAGTGCGTGGCCTGCGGTTATTCCGACACGCTCAACGAACAAGGTCTGTCGGTGCCTAAAGAGCTGGGCACGCGAGTAAACACCAGCGCCTTGAAGCCTGCGCCGGACAAAAAGGTTCAGGCGGTACAGTTCTTTCCGAACCCGAAACTGAAGAAAAAGCCCGACGAGCCACAGTGA
- a CDS encoding M3 family metallopeptidase, with translation MPDTNPLLQHWTLPLWSAVRAEHLVPAIETIVADNQRIIKNVIATQVEHPNWDDVVIAIDEADARLHETQAVIEFLTVIRSNDPDWLQQSALSSVIAEQFIAAKSTNPALLQTCQRLANSSIAASFSASRKASLAKILREFQMAGTGLPGAQREKLAQLNVEIDLMQKLFMSNLNAASAAWSKHIIDVSLLAGLTPAVQAHLAANAKQAGLPGWRLTLEQNTYQQIMIQAQNRALREECYRAYCTRASDQGPDAEHLDNEPVLMVLLALRHEKARTLGFDNFAQLRLHDRMATDTSQVSGFLRRQIALNAASLAVETEELQAFAREQGIEQVEAWDQDFLAEQFRRQRMDGALDDLREYFALDTTLRSLCRFSEHLLGIKVSEDTQGERFDDNVRLFEVSEHGQPIGYVYIDLFRREAGTDYAWTGVLRNRRINAEGRPALPIASLHSNFTAAAAGHENLLSHHDLRVLLHEFGHCLHHVLTRSPHYNLSGISQLSRDAAEFIGQLFEQWAHSPEFLRWLAIHHKTAERLSETRIATALTALDAQRSRETARLLMSALYDFELHRSHDDGRSIAQVFDDVQREFTHLPIPDYCRFANSFDYLATGYEASVYAYKWSGVMASEAFKRFEREGVFNPQTGRDLRETLLSGDTQSLPAALETFLGQPISHALFAGLPN, from the coding sequence ATGCCTGACACCAATCCGCTGCTACAACACTGGACGCTGCCACTTTGGTCGGCGGTGCGCGCCGAGCACCTGGTGCCCGCGATCGAAACGATCGTTGCCGACAACCAACGGATCATCAAAAACGTCATCGCCACTCAGGTGGAGCATCCCAACTGGGACGATGTGGTGATCGCCATCGATGAAGCCGACGCGCGCCTGCACGAAACCCAGGCGGTCATCGAATTCCTGACGGTGATCCGTTCCAACGATCCCGACTGGTTACAGCAGAGCGCCCTGAGCAGCGTTATCGCAGAACAGTTCATCGCTGCGAAAAGCACTAATCCGGCATTGCTCCAGACCTGCCAACGGCTGGCAAACAGTTCGATTGCGGCCAGCTTCAGCGCGTCACGCAAAGCCTCGCTGGCGAAGATCCTGCGTGAATTTCAAATGGCGGGAACCGGACTGCCGGGCGCTCAACGGGAAAAACTGGCGCAATTGAACGTCGAGATCGACCTCATGCAAAAGCTGTTCATGAGCAATCTCAACGCTGCCAGTGCCGCCTGGAGCAAGCACATTATTGACGTCTCCCTCCTGGCAGGGCTGACGCCCGCCGTGCAGGCGCATCTGGCGGCCAATGCAAAACAGGCAGGACTTCCCGGCTGGCGACTGACACTGGAGCAGAACACTTATCAGCAAATCATGATTCAGGCGCAAAATCGCGCGCTGCGCGAGGAGTGCTACAGGGCGTATTGCACACGTGCTTCGGATCAGGGGCCTGATGCCGAACACCTCGACAACGAGCCAGTGTTGATGGTGTTGCTGGCCTTGCGTCACGAAAAAGCCCGAACACTGGGCTTCGACAATTTCGCGCAGTTGCGCCTGCATGATCGTATGGCCACTGACACCTCTCAGGTCAGCGGTTTTCTGCGCAGACAAATAGCGCTCAATGCCGCCTCTCTGGCGGTTGAAACCGAGGAATTGCAGGCTTTCGCTCGCGAGCAGGGCATCGAGCAGGTCGAAGCATGGGATCAGGATTTTCTGGCTGAGCAGTTTCGTCGCCAACGCATGGACGGCGCGCTGGATGACTTGCGCGAATATTTTGCGCTGGACACCACGTTGCGCAGCCTTTGCCGATTCAGCGAGCATCTGCTCGGGATCAAAGTCAGCGAAGACACCCAGGGCGAGCGCTTCGACGATAACGTCCGCCTGTTCGAAGTCAGCGAGCATGGTCAACCGATCGGCTACGTCTATATCGACCTGTTTCGCCGCGAGGCCGGCACTGACTATGCGTGGACGGGTGTGTTGCGCAACCGCAGAATCAATGCCGAAGGCCGACCAGCGCTGCCGATTGCCTCGCTTCACAGCAATTTTACCGCCGCAGCCGCCGGCCATGAAAACCTGCTGTCGCACCATGACCTGCGCGTATTGCTGCACGAGTTCGGGCATTGCCTGCACCACGTCCTTACCCGTTCGCCGCATTACAACCTCTCGGGTATTTCGCAACTGAGCCGCGACGCTGCCGAATTCATCGGGCAGTTGTTTGAACAATGGGCGCACTCGCCAGAGTTTCTGCGCTGGCTGGCCATTCATCACAAAACCGCCGAGCGCCTGTCCGAAACCCGGATAGCCACCGCGTTGACCGCCCTTGACGCACAACGCAGCCGGGAAACCGCCAGGTTATTGATGAGTGCGCTATACGATTTCGAGCTGCACCGCAGTCACGACGACGGACGCAGCATTGCGCAAGTATTCGACGACGTGCAACGCGAATTCACCCACTTGCCGATACCGGATTACTGTCGGTTTGCCAACAGCTTCGATTATCTGGCAACCGGGTACGAAGCTTCGGTGTACGCCTATAAATGGTCAGGGGTGATGGCCAGCGAAGCCTTCAAACGCTTCGAGCGCGAGGGCGTGTTCAACCCGCAAACGGGCCGGGATCTGCGCGAGACGCTGCTCTCGGGCGATACGCAGTCACTGCCCGCCGCGCTGGAAACCTTCCTTGGCCAACCAATCAGTCACGCACTGTTTGCCGGGCTGCCGAACTGA